From the Gallaecimonas mangrovi genome, one window contains:
- a CDS encoding SLC13 family permease has product MDWHGYFVLGLTVAALLALMFSRLAPHLVMAGVLVLLSLSGVLNAHQALAGFSNPGLITVAAMLVVAGGLSASGGVDWLVNKVLGKPKTLRSALGKVFPPVLILSAFLNNTPVVATFIPAIHAWARKIGVAPSKLMIPLSYTAILGGTLTLIGTSTNLIVNGQYQSMTGHQGFGLFSITLVGLPVSLIGLAFIWLLFPRMLPNRSDDAPFENMREFTLEVAVAPEGPLVGKTIREAGLRELRRVFLVEIQRNGHLITAVSPDEHLHGGDRLIFAGDTEAISDLLRINGIVPSTGNKDLQFEQPRDGRRLVEVVVSPHCTAVGQTIRDASFRARYGAIVLAVARGAERVKGNLGSIIIEAGDTLLLEARPAFITRQRYNKDFLLVSDLDVEPPRHRKALLAWMILLVAVGAAGLGLVSMLNAALAGAGLMLLTGCMSIGQAEKSLDLQLVVTIASSFALGTALQVTGVAGFLAHQIVTLSGGKPWLLLILVYVTVSLLTEVITNNAAALVMLPIVLEITEKQGLNSTPFIYALMMAASASFATPLGYQTNLMVFGPGGYKFNDFLKVGIPMNILVGVSTLTVLLIGWPLKG; this is encoded by the coding sequence ATGGATTGGCATGGCTATTTTGTTTTAGGGCTCACTGTTGCTGCCCTTTTGGCACTGATGTTTAGCCGCTTGGCACCACATTTGGTGATGGCGGGGGTGTTGGTGCTACTGAGTCTTTCGGGCGTATTAAATGCCCACCAGGCGCTAGCCGGTTTTAGTAACCCCGGGCTTATTACGGTGGCTGCCATGCTGGTGGTGGCGGGGGGGTTAAGTGCCTCTGGCGGCGTCGACTGGCTGGTTAACAAAGTGCTGGGCAAACCTAAAACGTTGCGCAGTGCCCTCGGGAAAGTCTTCCCACCCGTGTTGATATTAAGTGCCTTTTTGAACAATACCCCGGTGGTGGCAACCTTTATTCCTGCCATTCATGCTTGGGCACGTAAAATTGGTGTGGCGCCCTCTAAGCTGATGATCCCACTGAGTTACACCGCCATTTTAGGGGGCACCCTGACCCTGATTGGCACCAGTACCAACCTGATTGTTAATGGCCAATATCAAAGCATGACCGGTCATCAGGGCTTTGGGTTGTTTTCGATAACCTTAGTGGGCTTACCCGTATCCCTTATCGGTTTGGCTTTTATCTGGCTGTTATTTCCGCGCATGTTACCCAATCGCAGCGATGATGCGCCTTTCGAGAATATGCGCGAGTTTACGCTGGAAGTGGCAGTAGCGCCGGAAGGACCATTGGTTGGCAAAACCATTCGCGAAGCGGGTCTTCGCGAACTGCGCCGGGTGTTCTTGGTGGAAATTCAGCGCAATGGTCACCTGATCACGGCGGTTTCCCCTGATGAACACTTGCATGGCGGCGACCGTCTTATTTTTGCGGGCGATACAGAAGCCATTTCTGATCTTTTGCGCATTAACGGCATAGTGCCCTCTACCGGCAACAAAGATTTGCAATTTGAGCAGCCCCGCGATGGCCGCCGCTTGGTGGAAGTGGTGGTGTCGCCTCATTGCACCGCCGTTGGCCAAACCATTCGCGATGCCAGTTTTCGGGCCCGTTATGGCGCTATTGTGTTGGCGGTGGCCAGGGGCGCTGAGCGGGTTAAAGGCAACTTGGGGTCCATTATTATTGAGGCAGGCGACACCTTGCTGCTTGAGGCGCGGCCGGCTTTTATTACGCGCCAGCGCTATAACAAAGACTTTTTGTTGGTCAGTGATTTGGATGTTGAACCGCCGAGGCACCGCAAGGCACTGCTGGCCTGGATGATTTTGCTGGTGGCCGTTGGGGCGGCAGGGCTTGGGCTGGTCAGTATGCTAAACGCGGCGCTGGCTGGCGCTGGCCTGATGCTGCTAACCGGCTGCATGTCCATTGGCCAGGCAGAAAAGAGCTTGGATTTGCAACTGGTGGTGACCATTGCCTCGTCTTTTGCCTTGGGCACTGCCCTGCAGGTAACGGGGGTGGCCGGTTTTCTCGCTCACCAAATCGTTACCCTCTCTGGCGGCAAGCCTTGGCTGCTGCTGATTTTGGTGTATGTGACGGTATCGCTGTTAACTGAGGTGATTACCAATAACGCAGCGGCTTTGGTGATGCTGCCCATTGTGTTGGAAATAACGGAAAAGCAGGGCCTTAACAGCACGCCTTTTATCTATGCGTTGATGATGGCGGCCTCAGCCAGCTTTGCAACGCCCCTGGGTTATCAAACCAACCTGATGGTGTTTGGCCCGGGTGGCTACAAATTTAATGACTTTCTGAAAGTGGGGATCCCAATGAATATCCTGGTCGGGGTTTCAACCCTCACCGTACTACTCATTGGCTGGCCCTTGAAAGGCTAA
- a CDS encoding helix-turn-helix domain-containing protein, with product MDSARHLVESTNYSLADIARQSGFSNEALMRKAFLRCLQLTPKQLRVAQLLD from the coding sequence GTGGATAGCGCCCGCCACCTCGTTGAAAGCACCAACTATTCCTTGGCCGACATTGCCCGGCAAAGTGGCTTTTCCAATGAAGCACTGATGCGAAAAGCCTTTTTGCGCTGCCTGCAATTAACCCCCAAACAGCTTAGAGTGGCGCAGCTGCTTGACTAG
- a CDS encoding alpha/beta hydrolase, whose amino-acid sequence MKANLSPLQQDAASGLYFQHLLASGQSKGQLLLLHGVGGNETNLTAIVERLPADWDYWFIRGPLPLGAAQFAWFEVNFTANGPHPNLEQAEQSRQLLLRFVDSRLDKTRLKVSAGFSQGGIMSASIALTCPDKLDGFAMLSGRILPEIAPKIADKAALAGLKGFIAHGQHDSKLPIAWAEKATAWLTELGICHQVKRYNMDHQLSVEECDDLKHWLTAL is encoded by the coding sequence ATGAAAGCCAACCTATCACCGCTGCAACAAGACGCGGCCAGTGGTCTCTATTTTCAACACCTGTTGGCAAGCGGCCAAAGCAAAGGCCAATTGCTGTTATTGCATGGGGTAGGGGGCAATGAAACCAATCTAACGGCGATTGTCGAGCGGTTACCAGCGGACTGGGATTATTGGTTTATTCGCGGGCCGTTACCGCTGGGGGCGGCGCAGTTTGCATGGTTTGAGGTTAATTTTACCGCCAACGGCCCCCATCCCAACCTTGAGCAGGCCGAGCAAAGCCGGCAGTTACTGCTGCGTTTTGTGGATTCCAGACTCGATAAAACGCGTTTAAAGGTTTCGGCCGGCTTTAGCCAAGGCGGCATTATGAGTGCCAGTATCGCTTTAACTTGCCCTGACAAGCTCGACGGCTTTGCCATGTTAAGTGGGCGTATTTTGCCGGAAATCGCGCCTAAAATTGCTGATAAAGCGGCGCTGGCGGGGCTAAAAGGTTTTATCGCCCATGGCCAGCACGACAGCAAATTACCCATCGCCTGGGCTGAAAAGGCCACCGCTTGGTTAACCGAGCTAGGGATTTGCCACCAGGTAAAACGCTACAACATGGACCACCAGCTTAGCGTGGAAGAGTGTGACGATTTAAAGCATTGGCTAACGGCGTTATAG
- a CDS encoding dioxygenase family protein: protein MTPVLFVSHGAPTFALEPGKAGPLLRGWGKTQKPSAVVVVSPHWMTQGAVAVTSAELLPTIHDFGGFAPALYQLQYPAKGDPGLAHRVQQRLKDAGLPAIADNQRGLDHGAWVPLMHLFPKADVPVVQVSMPYPLDANAAFALGRALLPLRKENVLLVASGSLTHNLYEFRQRETEGEDYVRRFANWVETALRHGNDAALMDLYNQCPDARRAHPTPDHYLPLIIAMGAREKAEAVKLLDGGIAHGVLSMNSFIFGDNK from the coding sequence ATGACCCCTGTGCTGTTTGTATCCCACGGCGCTCCAACTTTTGCGCTAGAGCCCGGTAAAGCGGGGCCGCTATTGCGTGGCTGGGGAAAAACCCAAAAACCCAGCGCCGTGGTGGTAGTGTCGCCCCATTGGATGACCCAGGGCGCGGTGGCAGTCACCAGCGCTGAGCTACTGCCAACCATTCACGATTTTGGCGGCTTTGCCCCGGCATTATATCAACTGCAATATCCAGCCAAAGGCGACCCTGGCCTTGCCCACCGCGTGCAGCAACGTTTGAAGGATGCGGGTTTGCCTGCCATCGCCGATAACCAGCGCGGCCTTGACCACGGCGCTTGGGTGCCGCTTATGCACCTTTTTCCTAAGGCCGACGTGCCGGTGGTGCAAGTGTCTATGCCATACCCCTTGGATGCCAACGCCGCTTTTGCCCTAGGGCGGGCTTTGCTGCCGCTTCGTAAGGAAAATGTGCTGTTGGTTGCCTCGGGTAGCCTCACCCACAACCTTTATGAGTTTCGCCAGCGCGAAACCGAAGGCGAAGACTATGTGAGGCGCTTTGCTAACTGGGTTGAGACCGCGCTTCGACATGGCAACGATGCGGCGCTGATGGACCTTTACAACCAGTGCCCTGATGCGCGCCGGGCGCACCCCACGCCAGATCATTATCTGCCGCTCATTATTGCTATGGGTGCCCGCGAAAAAGCGGAGGCGGTGAAGCTACTCGATGGTGGTATTGCTCACGGCGTGCTGTCGATGAACAGCTTTATTTTTGGAGATAATAAATGA
- a CDS encoding LysR family transcriptional regulator yields MNRDLEMRVFVAVVEAGSFVAASEGLRMSKAAVSRHVEALERRLGARLLHRTTRRLSLTEEGKRFYPGAKAVLADISDVEALVSQDAKAPQGRIRINVPVSFGISHLAPRWGDFLAMAPKVELDISLSDRVVDLVEEGFDVAVRIGRLPSSSLVSRRLASTRMRLCAAPAYLAKHGTPQQLSELTKHRVLSYSHWSEGDDWTFEGPQGAVTVRTQSRVYSNNGDTCQAIALAGGGIVLQPDFMVGDDLKAGRLVELLAQYKAPTLGIYVVYPSRKLLPTRVKSLVNFLVQQFEKVHWQGK; encoded by the coding sequence ATGAACCGCGATCTGGAAATGCGGGTATTTGTAGCGGTGGTGGAGGCCGGCAGTTTTGTAGCGGCAAGTGAGGGGCTGCGCATGTCTAAGGCGGCGGTGTCTCGCCATGTGGAAGCGCTGGAGCGACGCCTGGGCGCCCGGCTGTTACACCGTACCACCCGGCGGTTATCCCTGACCGAGGAAGGCAAACGCTTTTACCCAGGAGCCAAGGCGGTATTAGCGGACATAAGCGACGTAGAGGCGTTGGTTAGTCAAGATGCCAAGGCACCGCAGGGCCGTATTCGCATCAATGTGCCGGTCAGTTTTGGTATTAGCCATTTAGCGCCACGTTGGGGCGATTTTTTGGCGATGGCGCCGAAGGTGGAGCTGGACATTAGCTTATCCGACCGGGTGGTGGATTTGGTTGAAGAGGGCTTTGATGTCGCAGTGCGCATCGGCCGCCTGCCAAGCTCAAGCCTTGTTAGCCGCCGCCTGGCCAGCACCCGCATGCGGCTTTGCGCGGCTCCTGCTTATTTGGCAAAGCACGGCACCCCACAGCAGCTAAGTGAGCTAACAAAACACCGGGTGCTAAGTTACAGCCATTGGTCAGAAGGGGACGATTGGACGTTCGAGGGCCCACAAGGCGCAGTAACGGTACGCACCCAAAGCCGGGTTTATAGCAATAATGGCGATACCTGCCAGGCAATAGCCTTGGCCGGTGGCGGCATAGTGCTGCAACCCGACTTTATGGTGGGGGACGATTTAAAAGCCGGCAGGCTGGTGGAGCTACTGGCGCAATATAAAGCGCCAACACTGGGCATTTATGTGGTCTACCCCAGCCGCAAACTGCTGCCAACGCGGGTGAAAAGCCTGGTGAATTTTTTGGTTCAGCAGTTTGAAAAGGTGCACTGGCAGGGAAAATAA
- a CDS encoding BspA family leucine-rich repeat surface protein, giving the protein MQVGKQKVVVLGSVGMAILVLVGLSAYFLLGRDISVTCDDRAVGSRFQRGDLTYLVVDNKSIRASKNLEAQQYHGLRFCTSHVTNIDRLYEDNWYFNQPIADWDTKNITSMERTFYRAGHFNQPIGRWNVAKVKSMYAMFAYAKAFNQPLTYWRTDALEKIQTMFYQASSFNQPVNQFNVSKVTSTFELFAQAKAFNQPLNDWDMRHVKEAGSMFSYARAFNQPLDNWQTRALENAKGMFYGAVSFNQSLNNWDISQLTIASEMFKEAAAFNQPLDRWNTHNIRKIDAMFYGATAFNQPLANWDTTNLQWADRAFEGAVAFNQPIGSWNVSNLRGIGAMFKDAKAFNQPLNQWNTQSLKYATSVFDGAEHFNQPLDKWRVSNIVYASNMFRNAKAFNQSLSSWHLLSLNPRNAKGLFSGATAFDLSQAPKVPKGVELSL; this is encoded by the coding sequence ATGCAAGTGGGTAAGCAAAAGGTGGTAGTACTGGGCAGTGTGGGCATGGCCATTTTGGTGTTGGTGGGCCTGTCCGCGTATTTCTTGTTAGGCCGTGATATTAGCGTAACCTGCGACGACAGGGCTGTTGGTAGCCGCTTTCAACGTGGCGATCTAACCTACCTGGTGGTGGATAACAAGTCGATTAGAGCTTCGAAAAACCTAGAGGCCCAGCAATACCATGGCCTGCGGTTTTGTACGTCGCATGTCACTAATATTGACCGGTTGTACGAAGACAATTGGTACTTTAACCAGCCCATTGCCGACTGGGACACCAAAAACATCACCTCGATGGAGCGGACTTTTTACCGGGCGGGGCATTTTAATCAGCCCATTGGGCGTTGGAATGTGGCGAAAGTGAAAAGCATGTATGCGATGTTTGCCTACGCTAAAGCCTTTAACCAGCCACTGACTTACTGGCGTACTGACGCCTTAGAGAAAATTCAAACGATGTTTTATCAAGCGTCGTCGTTTAATCAGCCCGTTAATCAGTTTAATGTCAGCAAGGTCACCTCTACCTTCGAGCTGTTTGCCCAGGCTAAAGCCTTTAACCAGCCCCTTAATGACTGGGATATGCGGCATGTCAAAGAGGCTGGCAGCATGTTCAGTTACGCCCGCGCTTTTAACCAACCTTTAGACAACTGGCAAACCCGCGCCTTGGAAAACGCCAAAGGCATGTTTTATGGCGCCGTGAGTTTTAATCAATCGCTTAATAATTGGGACATCTCGCAGCTCACTATTGCCAGCGAAATGTTTAAAGAAGCCGCCGCGTTTAATCAGCCCCTGGACCGCTGGAACACCCATAACATCCGTAAAATAGATGCCATGTTTTATGGCGCCACTGCTTTTAACCAGCCATTGGCAAATTGGGATACCACTAACCTGCAGTGGGCAGATAGAGCCTTTGAAGGCGCCGTTGCCTTTAACCAGCCTATTGGCAGTTGGAATGTAAGCAACTTGCGCGGTATTGGCGCCATGTTCAAAGATGCCAAGGCCTTTAACCAGCCCCTTAATCAGTGGAACACTCAAAGTCTTAAATACGCCACCAGTGTGTTTGACGGCGCCGAACACTTTAACCAACCCCTTGATAAGTGGCGGGTTAGCAACATTGTTTATGCCAGCAACATGTTTAGAAATGCCAAAGCCTTTAACCAATCATTGTCCAGCTGGCATTTGCTGAGTCTTAACCCGAGAAATGCAAAAGGCCTCTTTAGTGGCGCCACCGCTTTTGATTTAAGCCAGGCACCCAAGGTCCCGAAGGGGGTTGAGCTTAGTCTTTAA
- a CDS encoding DKNYY domain-containing protein, translating to MTLALLFWPVAMMMSPMAFDAPGSLNSQPLVIGLLVFLAYPVWLFLLLGLLGGRYFGVNSFYFAIASVAVVWGGLSFLGYGSLIKNLYLGVPNTGYGVTGQGAYYNGHVINGADLTTFKTLGQQSPHAASRQYAVDAKHFYFRGEAVPGVSVVNLQPREIAGDLYWLNDRQVVYENQIIPGANPVTFAAYPHFGSWFNSQLLGTFTVYYQQSPIARVDVASFRPLSETVAKDKKAIYYGDRVILPQADPLSFALINDTPFARDSRHPYFIAYNEAMRIEGADPNTYKALGRDYYRASGVIFHADIGDMRRVLMADADTFVVTDYDPKSQSDAKDKHHHYLRGVATK from the coding sequence GTGACCTTAGCATTGCTGTTTTGGCCGGTGGCGATGATGATGTCGCCCATGGCATTTGATGCGCCAGGGTCGTTAAACAGCCAACCCTTGGTGATTGGACTGCTGGTGTTTCTTGCCTACCCGGTGTGGCTGTTTTTGTTGCTGGGGTTATTGGGTGGCCGCTATTTTGGTGTTAACAGCTTTTATTTTGCCATTGCCAGTGTGGCTGTAGTGTGGGGAGGGCTGAGCTTTCTGGGTTATGGCAGCCTGATTAAAAATCTGTACCTTGGCGTGCCAAACACTGGCTACGGCGTAACGGGGCAGGGCGCTTATTACAATGGCCATGTAATTAACGGTGCCGATCTCACTACCTTTAAAACCCTTGGCCAGCAAAGCCCTCATGCTGCGAGCAGGCAATACGCGGTGGATGCGAAACACTTTTATTTTCGCGGCGAAGCCGTGCCAGGGGTATCGGTTGTTAATTTGCAGCCGCGAGAAATAGCCGGTGACTTATATTGGCTAAATGACCGGCAAGTTGTTTATGAAAACCAGATTATCCCTGGGGCTAACCCCGTTACCTTTGCTGCCTACCCGCATTTTGGTAGCTGGTTTAATTCCCAGTTGCTCGGCACCTTTACGGTTTATTACCAGCAAAGCCCCATTGCCCGGGTAGATGTGGCAAGTTTTAGGCCGCTATCAGAAACGGTAGCGAAAGATAAAAAGGCAATTTATTACGGCGATAGGGTGATATTGCCGCAAGCCGACCCGCTTTCGTTTGCATTAATTAACGACACGCCCTTTGCACGTGACAGCCGCCATCCTTATTTCATTGCCTACAACGAAGCCATGCGTATCGAAGGTGCCGACCCAAACACCTACAAAGCGTTGGGGCGAGATTACTATCGTGCTTCAGGTGTTATTTTCCATGCCGACATTGGCGATATGCGCCGCGTTTTAATGGCCGATGCCGACACTTTTGTGGTGACCGACTATGACCCCAAAAGCCAGAGTGACGCCAAAGACAAGCATCATCATTACCTGCGGGGCGTAGCGACCAAATAA
- the cobO gene encoding cob(I)yrinic acid a,c-diamide adenosyltransferase, producing MSHQARQQRLKEKVDARIEAATDEKGILLVLTGNGKGKSTAAFGTVCRAVGHGQRAAVAQFIKGSWACGERELLAGHGVPFAVMATGFTWETQSRELDMAAAQKVWNEAKAWLKDPAINLVVLDELTYMLSYEYLNINEVLEAIAHRPALQHVVVTGRGAHRRLVEMADTVSEIRPVKHAFDAGIKAQLGLDY from the coding sequence ATGTCTCACCAGGCGCGCCAACAGCGGCTTAAAGAAAAGGTTGATGCCCGTATTGAAGCAGCAACCGATGAAAAAGGCATTTTGCTGGTATTAACCGGCAACGGCAAAGGAAAATCCACCGCTGCCTTCGGCACCGTTTGCCGGGCCGTCGGCCATGGCCAGCGCGCCGCCGTAGCGCAGTTTATTAAAGGTAGCTGGGCCTGCGGCGAGCGCGAGCTGTTAGCCGGCCACGGTGTGCCCTTTGCGGTAATGGCCACCGGCTTTACCTGGGAAACCCAAAGCCGTGAGCTGGATATGGCTGCTGCCCAAAAGGTGTGGAATGAGGCCAAGGCTTGGCTTAAAGACCCGGCTATCAACCTCGTTGTACTGGACGAGCTGACTTACATGCTGAGCTATGAGTACCTCAATATTAACGAGGTACTGGAGGCCATTGCCCACCGCCCTGCCCTGCAGCATGTGGTGGTAACCGGCCGCGGCGCCCACCGCCGCCTAGTGGAGATGGCAGATACGGTGTCGGAAATTCGCCCGGTCAAGCATGCCTTTGATGCGGGTATAAAAGCCCAGCTAGGGCTCGACTACTGA
- a CDS encoding cytochrome c: protein MKLLLNVLAGPALLLAASQAFAADDAALVHKGEYLSRAGDCIACHTKEGGEAFAGGKAIASPFGNIYSTNITPSKTAGIGNYSYEQFEQALRHGRRADGAFLYPAMPYPDYALLTDDDVKALYAYFMHGVKAVDTKAPKTDLSFPFSQRWGIRFWNWTFTDSDSFKPDASKSPEFNRGAYLVEGPGHCGSCHSPRGFAYQEKGYTSQDDDFLTGGDVGIWHAPSIRGGKGGGLEGWSVADITDYLASGRNRHTAVVGEMTSVIEHSMSYMSKADLTAMATYLKALPGQGNAISDDKAATDKTAKLLNSAKVGKDSGERLYLDNCGACHFTRGEGGARIFPVLNGNSLVNAEDPSGLIHVILAGSRMPSTKAGPEAVAMPGFGWRLSDEETAKLATFLRQAWSNKAGSVSASDVAKVRKTIPQKVLNESKPNVQ, encoded by the coding sequence ATGAAACTGTTATTGAATGTTTTGGCTGGCCCCGCCTTGCTGTTGGCAGCAAGCCAAGCGTTTGCCGCCGATGATGCAGCACTGGTACATAAAGGCGAATACTTGTCCCGCGCCGGTGACTGTATTGCCTGTCACACCAAAGAAGGCGGCGAAGCTTTTGCCGGGGGTAAAGCCATTGCCAGCCCCTTTGGCAACATCTATTCCACCAACATTACGCCCAGTAAAACCGCGGGGATCGGTAATTATAGCTATGAGCAGTTCGAGCAAGCGCTGCGCCATGGCCGCCGCGCCGACGGGGCTTTTTTGTACCCGGCCATGCCGTACCCTGACTATGCGCTGTTAACCGACGACGACGTTAAAGCCCTTTACGCCTACTTTATGCACGGCGTAAAAGCGGTAGACACCAAAGCGCCAAAAACCGACTTAAGCTTCCCGTTCAGCCAGCGCTGGGGCATTCGTTTTTGGAACTGGACCTTCACCGATTCCGACAGCTTTAAGCCCGATGCCAGCAAGTCACCCGAGTTCAACCGTGGTGCCTATTTGGTGGAAGGCCCAGGCCACTGTGGCAGCTGTCACAGTCCTCGCGGCTTTGCCTATCAGGAAAAGGGTTACACCAGTCAAGACGACGACTTCCTGACCGGTGGCGACGTGGGTATTTGGCATGCGCCCAGTATTCGCGGCGGCAAAGGCGGCGGCCTTGAAGGTTGGTCGGTAGCGGATATCACCGATTACCTGGCCTCTGGCCGTAACCGCCACACGGCGGTGGTGGGCGAGATGACCAGCGTTATCGAACACAGCATGTCTTATATGTCAAAAGCGGACTTAACCGCCATGGCCACTTACCTCAAAGCCCTGCCGGGCCAAGGCAATGCCATTAGCGACGACAAAGCCGCTACTGACAAAACCGCCAAGCTGCTCAACAGCGCCAAGGTTGGTAAAGACTCGGGCGAACGTTTGTACCTGGATAACTGCGGTGCCTGCCACTTCACCCGTGGTGAAGGCGGCGCACGCATCTTCCCGGTGCTAAACGGCAATTCTTTGGTGAATGCTGAGGACCCAAGCGGCCTTATTCATGTGATTTTGGCCGGTTCGCGAATGCCTTCTACCAAAGCGGGCCCCGAAGCGGTGGCGATGCCGGGCTTTGGCTGGCGCTTGTCGGACGAAGAAACCGCCAAGCTTGCCACCTTCCTGCGCCAAGCCTGGAGCAACAAAGCCGGTAGCGTTAGCGCCAGCGATGTGGCGAAGGTGAGAAAAACCATTCCACAAAAAGTGCTTAACGAAAGTAAGCCCAACGTCCAGTAA
- a CDS encoding GMC family oxidoreductase, with the protein MARQEKPVDVVLVGLGWTNSIMGMEMTEAGLDVLALEQGKDRDTVPDFAYPKMADELTYGVRLKLMLPPAKSTVTVRHNIHETAVPYRQLASFLPGEGVGGAGTHWNGHSWRPMPEELRLKSYVEERFGGDIIPKDMTIQDFGVSYEELEPHFTFFDKVMGVSGQAGNIKGQIQEGGNPFEGPRSEGYPLPPLKRTYNDDLFTKTAKAHGLHPFPLPAANASEAYTNPYGMQLGPCNFCGFCERYGCVNYSKASPQTCVLGALKQRKNFAYRTGCEVLKVELDSDGKKAIGVTYVDSKGEKVFQPANMVILGAFAYHNVRLLLLSGIGQPYDPVSNTGVVGRNYAYQMTGGTTMFFKDKEFNPFIGTGGNSTTLDDFAINQIDFRKEGFIGGSYFSAAMTNGQPIRNMPLPSGSPSWGAGWKKAVKENYGHSMGIHTHGSNMAYRDCYLSLDPNYTDNHGLPLLRMTFNWKDNDIRMTQFMKGKIEMLAKSMNPDSFKSSYKDFGTNYDVRHYQTTHNVGGSAMGTDPKTSVVNRYLQSWDVHNVFVVGASVFPQNLQYNPTMLVGGLTYWAAKAIREQYLPNPGPLVQA; encoded by the coding sequence GTGGCCAGACAAGAAAAACCTGTTGATGTCGTCCTGGTTGGCCTCGGTTGGACCAACTCGATTATGGGTATGGAAATGACCGAAGCTGGTCTTGACGTACTTGCCCTCGAGCAAGGTAAAGACCGTGACACCGTGCCTGATTTTGCCTACCCGAAAATGGCCGACGAACTCACCTACGGTGTGCGCTTAAAGCTAATGCTGCCACCCGCGAAAAGCACCGTTACCGTGCGCCATAATATTCATGAAACGGCGGTGCCTTACCGGCAGCTGGCCTCGTTCCTGCCCGGTGAAGGGGTAGGGGGCGCCGGTACCCACTGGAACGGCCACAGCTGGCGGCCGATGCCAGAAGAGTTGCGCTTAAAAAGCTACGTGGAAGAACGCTTTGGTGGCGACATTATTCCCAAAGACATGACCATTCAGGACTTTGGGGTCAGCTACGAAGAGCTAGAACCGCACTTTACCTTCTTTGATAAGGTGATGGGTGTGTCCGGTCAGGCCGGTAACATCAAGGGTCAAATTCAAGAAGGCGGTAACCCCTTCGAAGGCCCGCGTAGCGAAGGCTACCCACTGCCACCTTTAAAGCGCACCTACAACGACGACCTTTTCACCAAAACCGCCAAGGCCCATGGCCTGCACCCGTTCCCGCTGCCAGCGGCCAACGCCTCAGAGGCTTACACCAACCCTTACGGTATGCAGTTAGGGCCTTGTAACTTCTGCGGTTTTTGTGAGCGCTATGGCTGCGTTAACTACTCCAAAGCCTCGCCGCAAACCTGTGTGCTGGGCGCTCTTAAACAGCGTAAAAACTTTGCCTACCGCACCGGTTGTGAAGTGCTGAAAGTGGAACTGGACTCCGACGGTAAAAAAGCCATTGGTGTTACCTATGTGGACAGCAAAGGCGAAAAAGTCTTCCAGCCTGCCAACATGGTTATTTTGGGTGCTTTTGCCTATCACAACGTGCGTTTGCTGCTGCTCTCTGGCATCGGCCAGCCGTACGATCCGGTCTCGAATACCGGTGTGGTAGGCCGTAACTACGCCTACCAAATGACCGGCGGCACCACCATGTTCTTTAAAGATAAAGAATTTAACCCTTTCATCGGTACTGGCGGTAACTCCACCACCCTGGACGATTTCGCCATCAACCAGATTGATTTCCGTAAAGAAGGCTTTATCGGTGGTTCTTATTTCTCAGCGGCCATGACCAACGGCCAGCCCATTCGCAACATGCCGCTGCCAAGCGGTAGCCCTTCTTGGGGCGCGGGCTGGAAAAAGGCGGTGAAGGAAAACTACGGCCACTCCATGGGCATTCATACCCACGGCTCTAACATGGCCTACCGCGATTGTTACCTGAGCCTGGACCCGAACTACACCGACAACCACGGCCTGCCGCTACTGCGGATGACCTTTAACTGGAAAGACAACGACATCCGCATGACCCAGTTCATGAAAGGCAAGATTGAAATGCTGGCCAAGAGCATGAACCCGGATAGCTTTAAATCCAGTTATAAGGACTTTGGCACCAACTACGACGTGCGCCATTACCAAACCACCCACAACGTTGGTGGCTCGGCCATGGGTACCGATCCGAAAACCAGCGTGGTTAACCGCTATTTGCAGAGCTGGGACGTGCACAACGTCTTTGTGGTGGGCGCCAGCGTCTTCCCGCAAAACCTGCAATACAACCCCACCATGCTGGTTGGCGGCCTGACCTATTGGGCGGCGAAAGCCATTCGTGAACAGTACCTGCCAAACCCTGGCCCATTGGTACAGGCATAA